A genomic segment from Helicobacter sp. NHP19-012 encodes:
- a CDS encoding YebC/PmpR family DNA-binding transcriptional regulator → MGRAFEYRRAAKEKRWDKMSKVFPKLAKAITLAAKEGGGDPASNAKLRTAILNAKAQNMPKDNIDAAIKRASSKEGQLVEVSYEGKANHGVLLFIECMTDNPTRTIANLKSYFNKTPGASIVNNGSLEFMFSRKSVLEGRLEDLKPLNLSLEDLELSLIDYGLESLEVEGESFFAIGDYQDFKQLNEGFETLKIPVQKASLQRIANAPISLSEQALAESEKLIDKIEEDDDVIALYTNIS, encoded by the coding sequence ATGGGACGGGCTTTTGAATACAGACGGGCAGCGAAAGAAAAACGCTGGGATAAAATGAGTAAGGTGTTTCCTAAATTGGCTAAGGCGATCACGCTAGCAGCTAAAGAGGGTGGAGGGGACCCGGCCAGCAACGCCAAATTACGCACAGCGATTTTAAACGCTAAAGCGCAAAACATGCCTAAGGACAACATAGACGCGGCGATCAAAAGGGCGAGCAGTAAAGAGGGGCAATTAGTGGAGGTGAGCTATGAGGGCAAGGCGAATCACGGGGTCTTGCTTTTCATCGAGTGCATGACCGACAACCCCACCCGCACCATCGCTAACCTTAAAAGCTACTTCAACAAAACCCCCGGGGCGAGCATTGTCAATAACGGCTCTTTGGAGTTTATGTTTTCAAGAAAAAGCGTTTTAGAGGGGCGTTTGGAGGATTTAAAACCTTTAAATCTGTCCTTAGAGGATTTGGAGCTTAGTTTAATCGATTATGGGCTAGAGAGTTTAGAAGTGGAAGGGGAAAGCTTTTTTGCCATTGGCGATTACCAAGACTTTAAACAGCTAAACGAGGGCTTTGAAACCTTAAAAATCCCTGTGCAAAAGGCGAGCTTGCAACGCATTGCCAACGCCCCCATTAGCCTAAGCGAGCAAGCCCTAGCCGAGAGCGAAAAACTGATCGACAAGATCGAAGAGGACGACGATGTGATCGCCCTTTACACCAACATTTCGTGA
- the hemB gene encoding porphobilinogen synthase, whose amino-acid sequence MFKRFRRLRTTPTLRNLVRETRLHTADFIAPLFVRQEGKSAPIASMPGVLQMDLEDLLKECTLLQNLGIKAVLLFGLPSHKDSTGSSALKDDHIVATATRAIKENFPDLCVVADLCFCEYTDHGHCGILKNGVLDNDATLEILAKQALILVQSGVDMIAPSSMLDGMVAALRQALDSNGFSHLPIMSYSTKFASSYYGPFREAANSAPSFGDRKAYQMDFSNRFEAILESLEDEVQGADILMVKPALAYLDIIRDIKERTLLPLAIYNVSGEYSMFKLAQAHNLMDYNNLVLETMTAFKRAGADMIISYHAKEVAELLQKGF is encoded by the coding sequence ATGTTTAAACGATTCCGCCGTCTTAGGACCACGCCCACTTTGCGTAACCTTGTGCGTGAAACGAGGTTACACACCGCCGACTTCATCGCCCCACTCTTTGTGCGCCAAGAAGGCAAGAGTGCGCCCATCGCCTCCATGCCCGGGGTGTTGCAAATGGATTTAGAGGATTTACTCAAAGAGTGCACCCTACTACAAAACCTAGGCATTAAGGCGGTGCTGCTCTTTGGACTGCCTAGCCACAAAGACAGCACGGGCTCAAGTGCCTTAAAAGATGATCACATTGTCGCCACCGCTACAAGGGCGATCAAAGAAAACTTTCCCGATTTGTGCGTGGTGGCGGATTTGTGCTTTTGCGAATACACCGACCACGGGCATTGTGGGATTTTAAAAAATGGGGTGTTAGACAACGATGCCACTTTAGAAATTTTGGCAAAACAAGCCCTCATCTTGGTGCAAAGTGGGGTGGATATGATTGCCCCTAGCAGCATGTTAGATGGTATGGTAGCCGCTTTACGCCAAGCCCTAGATTCTAACGGCTTTAGCCACCTACCCATTATGAGCTACTCTACAAAGTTTGCCAGCAGCTACTACGGGCCTTTTAGAGAGGCGGCTAACTCCGCGCCTAGCTTTGGAGATCGTAAGGCGTATCAAATGGACTTTTCTAACCGCTTTGAAGCGATTTTAGAGAGTTTAGAGGACGAAGTGCAGGGGGCGGACATTCTCATGGTAAAACCCGCCCTTGCCTATTTAGACATCATCAGGGACATTAAAGAACGCACCCTGCTGCCCCTTGCTATCTACAATGTGAGTGGGGAGTATTCCATGTTTAAACTCGCCCAAGCCCACAATCTCATGGACTACAATAATTTAGTGCTAGAGACCATGACCGCCTTTAAAAGGGCGGGGGCGGATATGATCATTAGCTACCACGCCAAAGAGGTGGCTGAGTTACTACAGAAAGGATTTTAA
- a CDS encoding amidophosphoribosyltransferase, with protein sequence MFGLFACATPALAHQALLSLQHRAQEGIALATANSHIEFKQSQGLLSSTPPDFFTSAPHALGQVLGSYHDFYANERLAIAFCGNLHNTTTPAKFIAKALEQATAPSLEARLKEIVPTLKGAYSFLVLAPNDLMAVRDPKGYRPLFVGDLNGGFALASETCALQALEAINIKESPPATLYTKKGVALLATPTPSPCVFEAIYFSRPSSIVFNQSVYALRAKLGQALAKEHPLKADFVLPIPSSGTLAALAYAKELGLDFAPLLSLNPYVGRSFIESSQESRELKARQKFSLVAEPIKGKDIILIDDSLVRGTTSKVVVQMLKSAGARHIHLLLTSPAILAPCLWGIDIPKENELLSVQGHEAQTIGIDSVGFLSLNALKTAINTPFCKDCFILKNKDCHV encoded by the coding sequence GTGTTTGGGCTCTTTGCTTGCGCCACCCCCGCTCTTGCCCACCAGGCCCTGCTCTCCTTGCAACACCGCGCCCAAGAGGGCATCGCCCTAGCCACTGCTAACAGCCACATAGAGTTTAAGCAATCTCAAGGGTTACTGAGCAGCACCCCCCCCGATTTTTTCACCTCCGCCCCCCACGCTTTAGGGCAGGTTTTAGGCAGTTACCACGACTTTTACGCCAATGAGAGATTAGCCATCGCCTTTTGTGGCAATTTACACAACACAACAACCCCCGCAAAGTTCATCGCCAAAGCCCTAGAGCAAGCCACAGCCCCTAGTCTAGAAGCTAGACTTAAGGAAATTGTCCCCACGCTTAAAGGAGCTTACTCCTTTCTAGTCTTAGCCCCCAATGATTTAATGGCAGTGCGCGACCCAAAAGGTTATCGCCCCCTTTTTGTGGGGGATTTAAACGGCGGGTTTGCCCTAGCCAGCGAGACCTGCGCCCTGCAGGCTTTAGAGGCGATAAACATCAAAGAATCCCCCCCCGCCACGCTTTACACTAAAAAGGGCGTAGCTCTTTTAGCCACCCCCACGCCTAGCCCCTGCGTGTTTGAAGCCATTTACTTTAGCCGCCCTAGCAGCATAGTGTTTAACCAAAGCGTGTATGCCCTGCGTGCCAAATTAGGCCAAGCCCTAGCCAAAGAACACCCCTTAAAAGCGGATTTTGTGCTGCCTATCCCAAGTAGCGGCACCCTAGCCGCCCTAGCTTATGCCAAAGAACTAGGTCTAGACTTTGCCCCTCTTTTAAGCCTTAATCCCTATGTGGGACGCTCTTTCATAGAGAGCAGTCAAGAGAGCAGGGAGCTTAAAGCCCGCCAAAAATTTAGCCTAGTGGCTGAACCCATTAAAGGCAAGGACATTATTTTAATAGACGACTCTTTGGTTAGGGGGACGACCAGTAAAGTCGTGGTCCAAATGCTCAAAAGTGCAGGGGCTAGGCACATCCATTTATTGCTCACTTCCCCCGCCATTTTAGCCCCCTGCCTTTGGGGCATTGACATCCCCAAAGAAAACGAGCTTTTAAGCGTGCAAGGCCATGAAGCCCAAACTATAGGGATTGATAGCGTGGGCTTTTTATCCCTAAACGCCCTAAAGACAGCCATCAATACCCCCTTTTGCAAGGATTGTTTCATCTTAAAAAATAAGGATTGCCATGTTTAA
- a CDS encoding ArsS family sensor histidine kinase, giving the protein MPFSIFSKIVFLFVISITSFAAFSYYFIRSQIDHENFQTQIRHQQFITTINQVLADKNNRYSAEVYLHELGFQEITQQELHEILDKQKGIIENDENPLARIIKVGNKIFISLKSQGDTVLYKEIQKTSYRNYYFAISVGAFLITMIFVFMLQGFIPINELRKKVHLFSSGEMDIECKLDQQDEIGDLALAFDNAIKKIKGMNESRILFLRAIMHELRTPIAKGMIVAEMVDNSVQKERLLTTFKRLNALIEQFARIEQLSSKNYKITKEMFLMDRLLEHVKNMLLLDKGSACIVANVPNHTLETDFELFSLVVKNLLDNALKYSPDRQVKIETIGKDIAISNRGEPLKEDLMHYFKPYFHHENPSEAHGFGLGMYIIKSALDTLELRLSYAYKDERNIFTIHGCILQEFGPLFSKVPKRGARV; this is encoded by the coding sequence ATGCCTTTTTCAATCTTTAGTAAGATTGTCTTTTTGTTTGTGATCTCGATCACAAGCTTTGCGGCGTTTTCTTACTATTTTATCCGCTCACAGATCGATCATGAGAATTTTCAAACCCAAATCCGCCACCAACAATTCATCACCACAATCAACCAAGTTCTAGCCGACAAAAATAACCGCTACTCTGCTGAAGTCTATTTACATGAATTGGGTTTTCAAGAGATCACCCAACAAGAACTGCACGAAATCCTAGACAAACAGAAGGGTATAATCGAAAACGATGAGAATCCCCTAGCCCGCATCATCAAGGTTGGCAACAAAATTTTTATCTCCCTTAAAAGTCAGGGCGACACGGTGCTGTATAAGGAAATCCAAAAGACCTCTTACCGCAACTACTACTTTGCGATCTCTGTGGGGGCGTTTTTAATCACCATGATTTTTGTTTTCATGTTGCAAGGTTTTATCCCCATCAATGAACTGCGTAAAAAAGTCCACCTATTTTCAAGCGGGGAAATGGATATAGAGTGCAAGTTAGACCAACAAGATGAGATCGGAGACTTAGCCCTAGCCTTTGACAATGCTATCAAAAAAATTAAAGGCATGAACGAGTCGCGCATTTTATTCTTGCGCGCTATCATGCACGAGCTACGCACCCCTATTGCAAAGGGAATGATTGTCGCCGAAATGGTGGACAACAGCGTGCAAAAAGAAAGGCTACTCACCACTTTTAAGCGTCTAAACGCTTTGATCGAGCAATTTGCCCGCATCGAGCAGCTCTCCTCTAAGAACTACAAAATCACCAAAGAAATGTTTTTGATGGACCGCCTATTAGAGCATGTAAAAAACATGTTGCTCTTAGACAAGGGGAGTGCTTGCATTGTAGCAAATGTGCCAAACCACACCCTTGAGACCGACTTTGAGCTTTTTAGCCTTGTGGTTAAAAATTTGCTAGACAATGCCTTAAAATACAGCCCCGATCGGCAGGTCAAAATTGAAACCATCGGTAAGGACATTGCCATCTCAAATCGGGGCGAGCCTTTAAAAGAGGACTTAATGCACTACTTCAAACCCTACTTCCACCACGAAAACCCTAGCGAGGCGCATGGTTTTGGGCTGGGCATGTATATCATCAAAAGCGCATTGGACACTTTAGAATTGCGTTTAAGCTACGCCTACAAAGATGAGCGCAACATTTTTACGATACACGGATGCATTTTGCAAGAATTTGGACCGCTCTTTTCCAAAGTGCCTAAACGGGGGGCTAGGGTCTAG
- a CDS encoding response regulator transcription factor codes for MIKILMIEDDVELAEILSEFLSQHDIEVVNCDEPYTGISAATTQQYDLLLLDLTLPNLDGLEVCKRISKQKDIPIIISSARNDLSDKVEALECGADDYIPKPYDPKELLARIQSLLRRYNKKPPQEGETQAKNNLFKIDHDAREVYMQNRKLELTRAEYEILTLLISKKGYVFSRESIAIESESISPESSNKSIDVIIGRLRSKIEQDPKKPKHIISVRGVGYKLEF; via the coding sequence ATGATCAAGATACTCATGATAGAAGATGATGTTGAGTTAGCTGAGATTTTGAGCGAATTTTTAAGCCAGCATGACATTGAAGTGGTGAATTGTGATGAGCCCTACACCGGCATCAGTGCCGCCACTACCCAACAATACGACCTACTGCTCTTGGACTTGACCTTGCCTAATTTAGATGGCTTAGAGGTGTGTAAGCGCATTTCTAAACAAAAAGACATTCCTATTATTATCTCTTCAGCTAGAAATGACCTTAGCGACAAGGTAGAAGCCCTAGAGTGTGGGGCGGACGACTACATCCCCAAACCCTACGACCCTAAAGAACTTCTAGCCCGCATCCAATCCTTGTTGCGCCGCTACAATAAAAAACCCCCACAAGAGGGAGAAACGCAAGCCAAAAACAACCTTTTTAAGATAGACCACGATGCTAGAGAGGTCTATATGCAAAATAGGAAACTCGAGCTCACCCGAGCGGAGTATGAAATTCTTACGCTCTTGATCAGCAAAAAGGGCTATGTCTTTTCTAGGGAGTCGATCGCCATTGAATCCGAGTCCATTAGTCCCGAAAGCTCCAATAAAAGCATAGATGTCATCATTGGGCGTTTGCGCTCCAAGATCGAGCAAGACCCTAAGAAGCCTAAGCACATCATCTCTGTGCGGGGGGTTGGCTATAAACTAGAGTTTTAA
- a CDS encoding CiaD-like domain-containing protein, whose product MELKNIISQTLDEIEQVEQKPKAVNKTPPPKQSPKVLQEEQQFLKDLEQKTLLLFEGLKSPQIKNLPMKLDLVVNYLQYQLYMVQERLKSFKD is encoded by the coding sequence ATGGAATTAAAAAACATCATCTCCCAAACTCTAGATGAAATCGAACAAGTCGAGCAAAAACCCAAGGCGGTTAACAAAACTCCGCCCCCCAAACAAAGCCCCAAGGTCTTGCAAGAGGAACAGCAATTCTTAAAGGACCTAGAGCAAAAGACCCTTTTACTCTTCGAGGGTCTAAAGTCCCCCCAAATCAAGAACTTGCCAATGAAGTTAGATCTAGTGGTCAATTATTTGCAATACCAACTCTATATGGTTCAAGAAAGGCTGAAATCTTTCAAGGATTGA
- a CDS encoding cation:proton antiporter has protein sequence MEVHALYVVVAGLGLSVVSSLLLKKIEMPVIIGYIFTGLIIAALFHIQDFESLSEIADFGIVFLMFMIGLEFNFDKLKTMKQEVLLFGGLQVVVTSALYLLFGYFVMGSSWGFSLVVAMGFSLSSTAIVLTFFEESKQLNTPVGKIVVGILIFQDIAAIPMLLILMLMGGGSNHFLGLVIKTIVSAVIILTLLLLPGKLAATRILSLAAESRLPEIFMGTILLIVFGAASLSHFFGFSMSLGAFVAGMAISKSRYRIRVQEEFAQLKNIFLGLFFVTVGMQIHLGFLFENLFAVIFLLVFAMFLKTAFLFGILRIFRDSKSSLKAALSLAQIGEFALVVFLSASKHKLLTLQKHEGILAFLRDHDIIHVGADDIQQFLVLMIIFSMLITPFILKYLDAIVDFFTDKFNKNKA, from the coding sequence ATGGAAGTGCATGCGCTGTATGTGGTTGTGGCAGGATTGGGACTTAGTGTGGTGAGCAGTCTATTGCTTAAAAAGATCGAAATGCCCGTCATCATCGGGTATATCTTCACCGGCCTTATCATCGCCGCCCTTTTTCACATCCAAGACTTTGAATCGCTTTCAGAAATCGCCGACTTTGGGATCGTGTTCCTCATGTTTATGATCGGGCTGGAGTTCAACTTTGACAAACTAAAGACCATGAAACAGGAGGTCTTGCTTTTTGGCGGGTTGCAGGTAGTCGTTACCTCCGCCTTGTACTTGCTCTTTGGCTACTTTGTGATGGGTTCGTCTTGGGGCTTTTCTTTGGTTGTGGCGATGGGCTTTTCGCTCTCCTCTACGGCGATTGTGCTGACATTCTTTGAAGAGAGCAAGCAGTTAAACACCCCCGTGGGCAAAATTGTGGTGGGGATTTTGATCTTTCAAGACATTGCGGCGATCCCCATGCTCTTGATTTTAATGCTCATGGGTGGGGGGAGTAACCACTTTTTAGGCTTGGTGATCAAAACCATCGTTTCGGCGGTGATCATTTTAACCCTCTTGCTCTTGCCCGGAAAACTTGCCGCCACAAGGATTTTAAGCCTAGCCGCAGAGAGCCGTTTGCCTGAGATTTTCATGGGAACGATTCTACTGATTGTCTTTGGGGCAGCAAGCCTTAGCCACTTTTTTGGCTTTTCCATGTCGCTTGGGGCGTTCGTGGCGGGCATGGCGATCTCCAAGTCGCGTTATCGTATCCGCGTGCAAGAGGAGTTCGCCCAGCTTAAAAACATCTTTTTGGGGCTTTTCTTTGTTACGGTGGGCATGCAAATCCACTTGGGCTTTTTATTTGAAAACCTCTTTGCGGTGATTTTCTTACTTGTCTTTGCCATGTTCTTAAAAACAGCGTTTTTATTTGGGATTTTACGCATCTTTAGAGACAGCAAGAGCTCTTTAAAAGCCGCCTTGTCTTTAGCGCAAATTGGGGAGTTTGCCCTAGTGGTGTTTTTGAGTGCGAGCAAACACAAACTTTTAACCTTGCAAAAACACGAGGGCATTTTAGCCTTCTTGCGCGATCACGACATCATCCATGTCGGGGCGGACGACATCCAACAATTCTTGGTGTTGATGATCATCTTTTCCATGCTCATCACCCCCTTTATTTTGAAATACTTGGATGCGATTGTGGACTTTTTCACCGATAAATTTAACAAAAACAAGGCTTAA